A genome region from Anopheles stephensi strain Indian chromosome 2, UCI_ANSTEP_V1.0, whole genome shotgun sequence includes the following:
- the LOC118506826 gene encoding ribosomal protein S6 kinase 2 beta-like isoform X1, producing MERESPNHYRRYRAHGVSNSISGLRIVSLSSQENVEMVIDDSYDPQQPHPPHDHRHAQHQDHQQQPHHQTVLAHPHQYHPHHHHPQYSRQQQQQQQQQQHPPVPVAGMVAYHPQHPAGDQPEPMLDGAADGNYRYQRRDSPEAGLVVGAEEGMDLDMTGGMDGVGDMSQLRGDATYAGTGESGGNGGDEHEIDIRDIIREGHEKADPSQFELLKVLGEGSFGKVFLVRKIVGIDAGTLYAMKVLKKATLKVKDRVRSTNERNILADVGHAFIVKLHYAFQTPGKLYLILDFLRGGDLFTRLSKEVMFTEEDVKFYLAELALALNHLHSIGIIYRDLKPENILLDQDGHIALTDFGLSKQPLDGSKTYSFCGTVEYMAPEVVNRKGHTFAADWWSFGVLMFEMLTGNLPFHGSNRNDTMNQILKTKLGMPENLSPEAQSLLRALFKRNPQNRLGAGPNGIDDIKRHEFFANVDWDAFERKEVRPPFIPAVSRDDAFYFDPEYTNKSPKDSPGGPVSASAYEIFRGFSFIAPGLLDDQPNFANGSNMVMQQQPASRSPFSNEIPGVKPIAFGDEYSLMQELGRGTFSICRMCEHRTTKKHYAAKIIDKSYHDCREEVEILLRYGNHPNIVTLYGVHEDASYVYLVMELLKGGELLDRILAIHFMPEQEASAVLRTVVSAVAYLHEHGVVHRDLKPSNLLYASCNHTPESLKLCDLGFAKQLRADNGLLMTPCYTANFVAPEVLKKQGYDLACDIWSLGVLLYIMLDGKTPFASTPNDSPDMILARIGSGKVDLETGKWPTIAHEVKDLLRQMLHIVPSRRPTAAQILRHPWLSRSGPRLMYSTVGTQHAPTERPMVGVETQELKPTNVNTEAIKGAVHATFRAISSPQAANLGPVGMSDLARRRMDKMNHS from the exons CGCACGGAGTGTCTAACTCGATTTCAGGGCTCCGGATAGTTTCT TTATCGTCTCAGGAAAATGTAGAGATGGTAATCGACGATAGCTATGATCCGCAGCAGCCACACCCACCACATGACCATCGCCATGCCCAGCATCAggatcaccagcagcagccacaccATCAGACGGTGCTAGCACATCCACATCAATACCAtccacatcatcaccatcctCAGTACagccgacagcagcagcagcagcagcagcaacaacagcaccctCCGGTTCCGGTCGCAGGAATGGTTGCCTATCACCCGCAGCATCCGGCAGGCGATCAGCCTGAACCGATGTTGGATGGCGCTGCGGACGGCAACTACCGCTACCAACGCCGCGACTCTCCCGAGGCAGGGTTGGTGGTTGGGGCCGAAGAAGGAATGGACCTGGACATGACGGGCGGTATGGATGGTGTCGGTGACATGTCGCAGCTGAGAGGCGATGCCACGTACGCCGGCACGGGAGAAAGCGGTGGCAACGGTGGTGACGAGCACGAGATCGACATCAGGGACATTATACGGGAGGGGCACGAGAAAGCCGATCCGTCACAGTTCGAGCTGCTGAAGGTGCTCGGAGAAGGATCGTTCGGCAAGGTGTTCCTGGTGCGGAAGATTGTCGGCATCGATGCTGGCACGCTGTATGCTATGAAA GTATTAAAGAAGGCAACGCTGAAGGTGAAGGATCGCGTGCGGAGTACGAACGAGCGAAACATCCTGGCCGACGTTGGGCATGCATTTATCGTTAAGCTACACTATGCCTTCCAGACGCCCGGCAAGCTGTACCTTATACTGGACTTCTTACGCGGCGGTGACTTATTTACGCGCTTGAGCAAGGAGGTGATGTTTACCGAGGAGGATGTCAAGTTTTACTTGGCCGAGCTGGCGCTGGCACTGAACCATCTGCACAGCATCGGCATCATTTATCGCGATCTTAAGCCGGAAAACATTCTTCTCGATCAG gATGGTCATATAGCTTTAACGGATTTTGGACTATCGAAACAGCCGCTGGATGGTTCGAAAACGTACAGCTTCTGTGGCACGGTAGAGTACATGGCACCGGAGGTAGTCAACCGAAAAGGGCACACATTTGCTGCGGATTGGTGGTCGTTCGGTGTGCTGATG TTTGAGATGCTGACGGGCAATTTACCATTCCACGGTAGCAACCGCAACGACACGATGAATCAAATCCTCAAAACCAAGCTCGGTATGCCGGAAAACTTGAGTCCGGAAGCGCAAAGTTTGCTGCGCGCCCTATTCAAACGCAACCCACAGAACCGGCTTGGAGCGGGCCCGAACGGCATCGACGACATCAAGCGACACGAATTCTTTGCCAACGTAGACTGGGACGCGTTTGAGCGGAAGGAAGTACGGCCACCGTTCATACCGGCCGTGTCGCGGGACGATGCTTTCTACTTTGATCCCGAGTATACGAACAAATCGCCCAA AGACTCGCCGGGCGGGCCTGTCAGTGCAAGCGCGTACGAGATCTTCCGTGGTTTCAGCTTCATTGCACCGGGGCTGCTAGACGATCAGCCAAACTTTGCCAACGGGAGCAACATggtgatgcagcagcagcccgcCTCTCGCTCACCGTTTTCAAACGAAATTCCCGGCGTCAAACCGATTGCGTTTGGTGATGAGTACAGCCTTATGCAGGAGCTGGGCCGAGGCACGTTCTCAATCTGCCGAATGTGTGAACATCGCACAACGAAGAAGCACTACGCAGCTAAG ATAATTGACAAATCCTACCACGATTGTCGGGAAGAGGTGGAGATTCTGCTGCGGTACGGCAATCACCCGAACATCGTGACGTTGTACGGTGTGCACGAAGACGCAAGCTATGTGTACCTGGTGATGGAACTGCTGAAGGGCGGCGAGCTGTTGGATCGTATTCTGGCGATACACTTTATGCCCGAACAGGAAGCGAGTGCCGTGCTGCGAACGGTCGTATCGGCCGTCGCCTACCTGCACGAGCACGGTGTCGTCCACCGGGATCTGAAGCCATCGAATTTGCTGTACGCGTCGTGCAACCATACGCCCGAATCGTTGAAGCTGTGCGATCTCGGTTTCGCCAAGCAGCTCCGGGCCGACAATGGACTGTTGATGACGCCGTGCTATACGGCCAACTTTGTCGCGCCCGAGGTGCTGAAGAAGCAGGGTTACGATCTGGCCTGCGATATCTGGTCGCTGGGCGTGTTGCTGTACATTATGCTCGACGGGAAGACACCGTTCGCCAGCACACCGAACGACTCGCCGGACATGATTCTAGCGCGCATCGGATCCGGCAAAGTGGATCTGGAAACGGGC AAATGGCCCACGATAGCGCACGAGGTGAAGGATCTGTTACGGCAGATGCTACACATCGTACCTTCCCGGCGTCCAACGGCAGCCCAAATCCTGCGACATCCTTGGCTGTCACGCAGCGGACCACGCCTGATGTACAGTACGGTGGGCACCCAGCACGCGCCCACCGAACGGCCGATGGTCGGTGTGGAAACGCAAGAGCTAAAACCAACCAACGTGAACACTGAAGCCATCAAGGGAGCGGTTCATGCGACGTTCCGTGCGATATCCTCACCGCAGGCAGCTAATCTGGGCCCGGTCGGAATGTCCGATCTTGCGCGTAGAAGAATGGATAAGATGAATCATTCGTAA
- the LOC118506826 gene encoding ribosomal protein S6 kinase 2 beta-like isoform X3, with protein MQYNKYFLLDAIDLSSQENVEMVIDDSYDPQQPHPPHDHRHAQHQDHQQQPHHQTVLAHPHQYHPHHHHPQYSRQQQQQQQQQQHPPVPVAGMVAYHPQHPAGDQPEPMLDGAADGNYRYQRRDSPEAGLVVGAEEGMDLDMTGGMDGVGDMSQLRGDATYAGTGESGGNGGDEHEIDIRDIIREGHEKADPSQFELLKVLGEGSFGKVFLVRKIVGIDAGTLYAMKVLKKATLKVKDRVRSTNERNILADVGHAFIVKLHYAFQTPGKLYLILDFLRGGDLFTRLSKEVMFTEEDVKFYLAELALALNHLHSIGIIYRDLKPENILLDQDGHIALTDFGLSKQPLDGSKTYSFCGTVEYMAPEVVNRKGHTFAADWWSFGVLMFEMLTGNLPFHGSNRNDTMNQILKTKLGMPENLSPEAQSLLRALFKRNPQNRLGAGPNGIDDIKRHEFFANVDWDAFERKEVRPPFIPAVSRDDAFYFDPEYTNKSPKDSPGGPVSASAYEIFRGFSFIAPGLLDDQPNFANGSNMVMQQQPASRSPFSNEIPGVKPIAFGDEYSLMQELGRGTFSICRMCEHRTTKKHYAAKIIDKSYHDCREEVEILLRYGNHPNIVTLYGVHEDASYVYLVMELLKGGELLDRILAIHFMPEQEASAVLRTVVSAVAYLHEHGVVHRDLKPSNLLYASCNHTPESLKLCDLGFAKQLRADNGLLMTPCYTANFVAPEVLKKQGYDLACDIWSLGVLLYIMLDGKTPFASTPNDSPDMILARIGSGKVDLETGKWPTIAHEVKDLLRQMLHIVPSRRPTAAQILRHPWLSRSGPRLMYSTVGTQHAPTERPMVGVETQELKPTNVNTEAIKGAVHATFRAISSPQAANLGPVGMSDLARRRMDKMNHS; from the exons atgcaatataataaatattttctactCGATGCAATAGAC TTATCGTCTCAGGAAAATGTAGAGATGGTAATCGACGATAGCTATGATCCGCAGCAGCCACACCCACCACATGACCATCGCCATGCCCAGCATCAggatcaccagcagcagccacaccATCAGACGGTGCTAGCACATCCACATCAATACCAtccacatcatcaccatcctCAGTACagccgacagcagcagcagcagcagcagcaacaacagcaccctCCGGTTCCGGTCGCAGGAATGGTTGCCTATCACCCGCAGCATCCGGCAGGCGATCAGCCTGAACCGATGTTGGATGGCGCTGCGGACGGCAACTACCGCTACCAACGCCGCGACTCTCCCGAGGCAGGGTTGGTGGTTGGGGCCGAAGAAGGAATGGACCTGGACATGACGGGCGGTATGGATGGTGTCGGTGACATGTCGCAGCTGAGAGGCGATGCCACGTACGCCGGCACGGGAGAAAGCGGTGGCAACGGTGGTGACGAGCACGAGATCGACATCAGGGACATTATACGGGAGGGGCACGAGAAAGCCGATCCGTCACAGTTCGAGCTGCTGAAGGTGCTCGGAGAAGGATCGTTCGGCAAGGTGTTCCTGGTGCGGAAGATTGTCGGCATCGATGCTGGCACGCTGTATGCTATGAAA GTATTAAAGAAGGCAACGCTGAAGGTGAAGGATCGCGTGCGGAGTACGAACGAGCGAAACATCCTGGCCGACGTTGGGCATGCATTTATCGTTAAGCTACACTATGCCTTCCAGACGCCCGGCAAGCTGTACCTTATACTGGACTTCTTACGCGGCGGTGACTTATTTACGCGCTTGAGCAAGGAGGTGATGTTTACCGAGGAGGATGTCAAGTTTTACTTGGCCGAGCTGGCGCTGGCACTGAACCATCTGCACAGCATCGGCATCATTTATCGCGATCTTAAGCCGGAAAACATTCTTCTCGATCAG gATGGTCATATAGCTTTAACGGATTTTGGACTATCGAAACAGCCGCTGGATGGTTCGAAAACGTACAGCTTCTGTGGCACGGTAGAGTACATGGCACCGGAGGTAGTCAACCGAAAAGGGCACACATTTGCTGCGGATTGGTGGTCGTTCGGTGTGCTGATG TTTGAGATGCTGACGGGCAATTTACCATTCCACGGTAGCAACCGCAACGACACGATGAATCAAATCCTCAAAACCAAGCTCGGTATGCCGGAAAACTTGAGTCCGGAAGCGCAAAGTTTGCTGCGCGCCCTATTCAAACGCAACCCACAGAACCGGCTTGGAGCGGGCCCGAACGGCATCGACGACATCAAGCGACACGAATTCTTTGCCAACGTAGACTGGGACGCGTTTGAGCGGAAGGAAGTACGGCCACCGTTCATACCGGCCGTGTCGCGGGACGATGCTTTCTACTTTGATCCCGAGTATACGAACAAATCGCCCAA AGACTCGCCGGGCGGGCCTGTCAGTGCAAGCGCGTACGAGATCTTCCGTGGTTTCAGCTTCATTGCACCGGGGCTGCTAGACGATCAGCCAAACTTTGCCAACGGGAGCAACATggtgatgcagcagcagcccgcCTCTCGCTCACCGTTTTCAAACGAAATTCCCGGCGTCAAACCGATTGCGTTTGGTGATGAGTACAGCCTTATGCAGGAGCTGGGCCGAGGCACGTTCTCAATCTGCCGAATGTGTGAACATCGCACAACGAAGAAGCACTACGCAGCTAAG ATAATTGACAAATCCTACCACGATTGTCGGGAAGAGGTGGAGATTCTGCTGCGGTACGGCAATCACCCGAACATCGTGACGTTGTACGGTGTGCACGAAGACGCAAGCTATGTGTACCTGGTGATGGAACTGCTGAAGGGCGGCGAGCTGTTGGATCGTATTCTGGCGATACACTTTATGCCCGAACAGGAAGCGAGTGCCGTGCTGCGAACGGTCGTATCGGCCGTCGCCTACCTGCACGAGCACGGTGTCGTCCACCGGGATCTGAAGCCATCGAATTTGCTGTACGCGTCGTGCAACCATACGCCCGAATCGTTGAAGCTGTGCGATCTCGGTTTCGCCAAGCAGCTCCGGGCCGACAATGGACTGTTGATGACGCCGTGCTATACGGCCAACTTTGTCGCGCCCGAGGTGCTGAAGAAGCAGGGTTACGATCTGGCCTGCGATATCTGGTCGCTGGGCGTGTTGCTGTACATTATGCTCGACGGGAAGACACCGTTCGCCAGCACACCGAACGACTCGCCGGACATGATTCTAGCGCGCATCGGATCCGGCAAAGTGGATCTGGAAACGGGC AAATGGCCCACGATAGCGCACGAGGTGAAGGATCTGTTACGGCAGATGCTACACATCGTACCTTCCCGGCGTCCAACGGCAGCCCAAATCCTGCGACATCCTTGGCTGTCACGCAGCGGACCACGCCTGATGTACAGTACGGTGGGCACCCAGCACGCGCCCACCGAACGGCCGATGGTCGGTGTGGAAACGCAAGAGCTAAAACCAACCAACGTGAACACTGAAGCCATCAAGGGAGCGGTTCATGCGACGTTCCGTGCGATATCCTCACCGCAGGCAGCTAATCTGGGCCCGGTCGGAATGTCCGATCTTGCGCGTAGAAGAATGGATAAGATGAATCATTCGTAA
- the LOC118506826 gene encoding ribosomal protein S6 kinase 2 beta-like isoform X2: MPLANSIDPWREKVPITIVDIELSSQENVEMVIDDSYDPQQPHPPHDHRHAQHQDHQQQPHHQTVLAHPHQYHPHHHHPQYSRQQQQQQQQQQHPPVPVAGMVAYHPQHPAGDQPEPMLDGAADGNYRYQRRDSPEAGLVVGAEEGMDLDMTGGMDGVGDMSQLRGDATYAGTGESGGNGGDEHEIDIRDIIREGHEKADPSQFELLKVLGEGSFGKVFLVRKIVGIDAGTLYAMKVLKKATLKVKDRVRSTNERNILADVGHAFIVKLHYAFQTPGKLYLILDFLRGGDLFTRLSKEVMFTEEDVKFYLAELALALNHLHSIGIIYRDLKPENILLDQDGHIALTDFGLSKQPLDGSKTYSFCGTVEYMAPEVVNRKGHTFAADWWSFGVLMFEMLTGNLPFHGSNRNDTMNQILKTKLGMPENLSPEAQSLLRALFKRNPQNRLGAGPNGIDDIKRHEFFANVDWDAFERKEVRPPFIPAVSRDDAFYFDPEYTNKSPKDSPGGPVSASAYEIFRGFSFIAPGLLDDQPNFANGSNMVMQQQPASRSPFSNEIPGVKPIAFGDEYSLMQELGRGTFSICRMCEHRTTKKHYAAKIIDKSYHDCREEVEILLRYGNHPNIVTLYGVHEDASYVYLVMELLKGGELLDRILAIHFMPEQEASAVLRTVVSAVAYLHEHGVVHRDLKPSNLLYASCNHTPESLKLCDLGFAKQLRADNGLLMTPCYTANFVAPEVLKKQGYDLACDIWSLGVLLYIMLDGKTPFASTPNDSPDMILARIGSGKVDLETGKWPTIAHEVKDLLRQMLHIVPSRRPTAAQILRHPWLSRSGPRLMYSTVGTQHAPTERPMVGVETQELKPTNVNTEAIKGAVHATFRAISSPQAANLGPVGMSDLARRRMDKMNHS, translated from the exons TTATCGTCTCAGGAAAATGTAGAGATGGTAATCGACGATAGCTATGATCCGCAGCAGCCACACCCACCACATGACCATCGCCATGCCCAGCATCAggatcaccagcagcagccacaccATCAGACGGTGCTAGCACATCCACATCAATACCAtccacatcatcaccatcctCAGTACagccgacagcagcagcagcagcagcagcaacaacagcaccctCCGGTTCCGGTCGCAGGAATGGTTGCCTATCACCCGCAGCATCCGGCAGGCGATCAGCCTGAACCGATGTTGGATGGCGCTGCGGACGGCAACTACCGCTACCAACGCCGCGACTCTCCCGAGGCAGGGTTGGTGGTTGGGGCCGAAGAAGGAATGGACCTGGACATGACGGGCGGTATGGATGGTGTCGGTGACATGTCGCAGCTGAGAGGCGATGCCACGTACGCCGGCACGGGAGAAAGCGGTGGCAACGGTGGTGACGAGCACGAGATCGACATCAGGGACATTATACGGGAGGGGCACGAGAAAGCCGATCCGTCACAGTTCGAGCTGCTGAAGGTGCTCGGAGAAGGATCGTTCGGCAAGGTGTTCCTGGTGCGGAAGATTGTCGGCATCGATGCTGGCACGCTGTATGCTATGAAA GTATTAAAGAAGGCAACGCTGAAGGTGAAGGATCGCGTGCGGAGTACGAACGAGCGAAACATCCTGGCCGACGTTGGGCATGCATTTATCGTTAAGCTACACTATGCCTTCCAGACGCCCGGCAAGCTGTACCTTATACTGGACTTCTTACGCGGCGGTGACTTATTTACGCGCTTGAGCAAGGAGGTGATGTTTACCGAGGAGGATGTCAAGTTTTACTTGGCCGAGCTGGCGCTGGCACTGAACCATCTGCACAGCATCGGCATCATTTATCGCGATCTTAAGCCGGAAAACATTCTTCTCGATCAG gATGGTCATATAGCTTTAACGGATTTTGGACTATCGAAACAGCCGCTGGATGGTTCGAAAACGTACAGCTTCTGTGGCACGGTAGAGTACATGGCACCGGAGGTAGTCAACCGAAAAGGGCACACATTTGCTGCGGATTGGTGGTCGTTCGGTGTGCTGATG TTTGAGATGCTGACGGGCAATTTACCATTCCACGGTAGCAACCGCAACGACACGATGAATCAAATCCTCAAAACCAAGCTCGGTATGCCGGAAAACTTGAGTCCGGAAGCGCAAAGTTTGCTGCGCGCCCTATTCAAACGCAACCCACAGAACCGGCTTGGAGCGGGCCCGAACGGCATCGACGACATCAAGCGACACGAATTCTTTGCCAACGTAGACTGGGACGCGTTTGAGCGGAAGGAAGTACGGCCACCGTTCATACCGGCCGTGTCGCGGGACGATGCTTTCTACTTTGATCCCGAGTATACGAACAAATCGCCCAA AGACTCGCCGGGCGGGCCTGTCAGTGCAAGCGCGTACGAGATCTTCCGTGGTTTCAGCTTCATTGCACCGGGGCTGCTAGACGATCAGCCAAACTTTGCCAACGGGAGCAACATggtgatgcagcagcagcccgcCTCTCGCTCACCGTTTTCAAACGAAATTCCCGGCGTCAAACCGATTGCGTTTGGTGATGAGTACAGCCTTATGCAGGAGCTGGGCCGAGGCACGTTCTCAATCTGCCGAATGTGTGAACATCGCACAACGAAGAAGCACTACGCAGCTAAG ATAATTGACAAATCCTACCACGATTGTCGGGAAGAGGTGGAGATTCTGCTGCGGTACGGCAATCACCCGAACATCGTGACGTTGTACGGTGTGCACGAAGACGCAAGCTATGTGTACCTGGTGATGGAACTGCTGAAGGGCGGCGAGCTGTTGGATCGTATTCTGGCGATACACTTTATGCCCGAACAGGAAGCGAGTGCCGTGCTGCGAACGGTCGTATCGGCCGTCGCCTACCTGCACGAGCACGGTGTCGTCCACCGGGATCTGAAGCCATCGAATTTGCTGTACGCGTCGTGCAACCATACGCCCGAATCGTTGAAGCTGTGCGATCTCGGTTTCGCCAAGCAGCTCCGGGCCGACAATGGACTGTTGATGACGCCGTGCTATACGGCCAACTTTGTCGCGCCCGAGGTGCTGAAGAAGCAGGGTTACGATCTGGCCTGCGATATCTGGTCGCTGGGCGTGTTGCTGTACATTATGCTCGACGGGAAGACACCGTTCGCCAGCACACCGAACGACTCGCCGGACATGATTCTAGCGCGCATCGGATCCGGCAAAGTGGATCTGGAAACGGGC AAATGGCCCACGATAGCGCACGAGGTGAAGGATCTGTTACGGCAGATGCTACACATCGTACCTTCCCGGCGTCCAACGGCAGCCCAAATCCTGCGACATCCTTGGCTGTCACGCAGCGGACCACGCCTGATGTACAGTACGGTGGGCACCCAGCACGCGCCCACCGAACGGCCGATGGTCGGTGTGGAAACGCAAGAGCTAAAACCAACCAACGTGAACACTGAAGCCATCAAGGGAGCGGTTCATGCGACGTTCCGTGCGATATCCTCACCGCAGGCAGCTAATCTGGGCCCGGTCGGAATGTCCGATCTTGCGCGTAGAAGAATGGATAAGATGAATCATTCGTAA